One region of Esox lucius isolate fEsoLuc1 chromosome 17, fEsoLuc1.pri, whole genome shotgun sequence genomic DNA includes:
- the nfasca gene encoding neurofascin homolog (chicken) a isoform X5: MMARGGPCALSVMSFVLMLWQEASSIEVPLDLKQPPTIVKQSLKDYIVDPRDNIIIECEAKGNPVPMFSWRRNGKFFNVGKDPRVTMRKRSGTLEISFRSGGRPEDYEGEYQCFASNDFGTALTNKILLRVSKSPLWPKEVLEPVVVTEGSPLVLSCNPPPGLPPPLTFWMNSNMMSIAQDRRVSMGLNGDLYFSNVLAKDSQTDYSCNARFLFTHTIQQKNPYTLKVQTKEPYNDTSSVNSTDLYSGRKVTETPPAFLSPTGTDSSMMVLRGEKLQLECIASGVPTPSIKWFKKGGDLNQKVKLENYNKTLQIDSVSEEDAGEYMCMANNQIGSIRHSIYVQVKAAPYWLDKPSNLVLAPNENGRLVCRTNGNPKPDIQWLVNGEPIGSDSSLPNPSREVVGDTIIFRSVQTGSSAVYQCNASNQHGYLLANAFVSILDMAPRMLGPKNQLIKVIENNRTFLDCPFFGSPLPELRWFKNGQGSGLDGGHYRVYINGTLEIKRALAEDQGTYTCVASNILGKEENQVRLEVKEPTRIVRAPEHQSAIRGTMARFDCRVKSDASLPITVTWLKDDKPLSLGWRLKKDEDSLSIPSVNEGDEGVYTCTVKTEIDQDTASARLTVLEDASLFPSQSSALPTDRPDPPTDLELSDPAASSIRLTWIPGDDHNSPVTRFVVQFEEDHWERGKWQNLSSYPGDLNSVVLQLSPFINYQFRVLAVNSVGQSRPSRPSQRYQTSPAPPDTIPSDLKGWGTNKNNMEISWEPLLDTERNGPNLKYLVWWRRKDTGEDWSNVTTEKTKHIVQDTETYVPYEIKLQAKNDIGPGPESNIITGYSGEDKPTAPPTDLRVFKPESTKVSIHWTPVDPSTVQGEFKEYRVYYWREASMVKGLHVNKEKKTKGFYSTVAQPTGILTDLHPYSHYRMFMVVANTRYEGPPSNHVEFYTKEGVPDVPTSLKIVQRSTDYIRLEWEKPVEPNGILIGYTLKYQTVNGSQVGRMVIESFLPNVTSYKLRLPDRALRYKFYLAARTQVGAGEVLAVESPHFTNEEDFFSSVTPTDDSSSTTVPPPPPPPPTTASTAISTSTTTPPTPATMITTTTPTATTSTTTAAPTAATPVVVTSTKRADKNVLGIAPGRVIWNLTVEPNSNYANVSWNHNFPGGSSEFQLEFTLDSNGSMSSVPVKQPPIKLAGLIEGAKYRLRVYSSEYHSISSKVVTFETSTAYIKDHVDIATQGWFIGLMCAIALIILILLIVCFIKRSRGGKYPVRDKKDLPLEGVDQKGEDGSFDYQNENENENSCSLQSSDEDNKPLQGSQNSLDGGVKESDDSLVDYGEGGDGQFNEDGSFIGQYTVKKDKDETEGNESSEATSPVNAIYSLA; the protein is encoded by the exons ATGATGGCGCGGGGCGGGCCTTGTGCCCTGTCTGTGATGTCATTTGTCCTAATGCTGTGGCAGGAAGCGTCTTCTATCGAGGTTCCTCTTGACC TGAAGCAGCCCCCCACTATCGTGAAACAGTCACTGAAGGACTACATTGTGGACCCGAGAGATAACATCATCATTGAGTGCGAGGCCAAGGGGAACCCCGTGCCAAT GTTCTCATGGCGACGGAACGGGAAGTTTTTCAACGTGGGAAAGGATCCACGAGTGACAATGCGGAAGCGATCGGGAACACTGGAGATTAGCTTCCGGAGTGGAGGGAGACCTGAGGACTATGAGGGAGAATACCAGTGTTTCGCCTCCAACGACTTCGGAACAGCGTTAACCAACAAGATCCTTCTACGAGTCTCCA AATCTCCTCTATGGCCTAAGGAGGTGTTGGAGCCTGTGGTGGTCACTGAGGGTTCTCCTCTGGTCTTGTCCTGTAATCCTCCTCCTGGACTACCTCCTCCTCTCACCTTCTGGATGAACAGCA acATGATGTCTATAGCCCAGGACCGGCGTGTGTCCATGGGTCTGAACGGGGACCTGTACTTCTCTAATGTCCTGGCTAAAGACTCCCAAACAGACTATAGCTGCAACGCACGCTTTCTCTTCACCCACACCATCCAGCAGAAGAACCCGTACACACTCAAAGTTCAGACCA aggAGCCATATAACGACACTTCCTCTGTCAACTCCACTGACCTGTACAGTG GTCGTAAGGTCACAGAGACCCCACCTGCCTTCCTGTCCCCTACGGGAACCGACAGCTCCATGATGGTGCTGAGAGGAGAGAAGTTGCAGCTGGAGTGCATCGCCTCTGGGGT TCCAACCCCCAGTATAAAGTGGTTTAAGAAGGGGGGAGACTTGAACCAGAAGGTCAAACTGGAGAATTACAATAAGACTCTGCAGATTGACAGTGTTTCAGAAGAGGACGCAGGCGAATACATGTGTATGGCCAACAACCAGATAGGAAGCATCCGACACTCCATCTACGTCCAGGTCAAAG CGGCTCCTTATTGGCTGGACAAGCCATCAAACCTGGTGCTAGCTCCCAATGAGAACGGTCGCCTGGTGTGTCGGACCAATGGAAATCCCAAACCTGACATTCAGTGGCTGGTCAACGGAGAACCCATTGGCAGTGACA GCTCCTTGCCCAACCCCAGCAGAGAAGTGGTCGGGGacaccatcatcttccgctcgGTTCAGACGGGCAGCAGTGCTGTGTACCAGTGCAATGCCTCAAATCAGCATGGTTACCTGCTGGCTAACGCCTTTGTCAGCATACTGG ACATGGCTCCCAGGATGTTGGGACCTAAGAACCAGCTGATAAAGGTGATTGAGAACAACAGGACCTTCCTGGACTGTCCCTTCTTTGGGTCCCCCCTGCCAGAGCTGCGCTG gtTTAAGAATGGCCAGGGAAGTGGTCTGGATGGTGGTCACTACAGGGTGTACATTAATGGGACCCTGGAGATCAAGCGGGCCCTGGCTGAGGACCAGGGCACATACACCTGTGTGGCCAGCAACATCCTGGGCAAGGAGGAGAACCAGGTCCGTCTGGAGGTCAAAG AACCGACCCGTATCGTCAGGGCTCCAGAGCATCAGTCAGCAATCAGAGGTACCATGGCTCGTTTTGACTGCCGGGTCAAATCAGACGCCTCCCTACCAATCACTGTTACCTGGCTGAAAGATGACAAGCCTCTCTCTCTCGGATGGag GTTAAAGAAGGATGAGgattctctctctatccccaGTGTTAACGAGGGGGATGAGGGGGTGTACACCTGCACTGTTAAAACTGAAATCGACCAAGACACGGCCTCAGCCCGCCTTACTGTgctag AGGACGCCTCCCTGTTTCCCTCACAGTCTAGTGCCTTGCCTACAG ACCGTCCCGACCCCCCCACAGACCTGGAGTTGTCTGACCCTGCAGCAAGCAGCATACGACTCACCTGGATACCTGGAGATGACCACAACAGTCCTGTTACac GGTTTGTGGTTCAGTTTGAGGAAGATCATTGGGAGCGCGGCAAATGGCAGAACCTGTCTAGTTACCCCGGAGACCTAAACTCTGTAGTCCTGCAACTCTCTCCCTTCATAAACTACCAGTTCAGAGTCCTGGCTGTGAACTCTGTGGGCCAGAGCCGACCAAGCCGACCATCACAACGATACCAAACCAGTCCGGCCC CTCCGGACACTATCCCTAGTGACCTGAAAGGCTGGGGCACCAACAAGAATAACATGGAAATCAGCTGGGAG CCCTTGTTGGACACAGAGCGAAATGGCCCGAACCTGAAATACTTAGTGTGGTGGAGGCGGAAGGATACGGGAGAAGACTGGAGTAATGTGACCACGGAGAAAACCAAGCACATTGTCCAAGACACTGAGACCTACGTTCCATATGAAATCAAACTTCAGGCCAAGAATGACATTGGACCAGGCCCCGAGTCTAACATCATCACAGGATACTCAGGAGAGGACA AGCCTACCGCCCCTCCCACTGACCTGCGGGTTTTCAAGCCTGAAAGCACCAAGGTCAGCATCCACTGGACCCCAGTAGACCCCAGCACTGTGCAGGGAGAGTTCAAGGAATACAGG GTGTATTACTGGCGTGAGGCCAGCATGGTGAAAGGCCTGCATGTCAATAAGGAGAAGAAGACTAAAGGCTTCTACAGCACCGTTGCCCAGCCGACAGGCatactgactgaccttcatccTTACAGCCACTACCGCATGTTCATGGTGGTCGCCAACACTCGCTATGAGGGCCCGCCTAGCAACCATGTGGAGTTTTACACCAAGGAAGGAG TGCCGGATGTTCCTACGTCCTTGAAGATTGTCCAGAGGAGTACAGACTATATCCGCCTGGAGTGGGAAAAACCTGTGGAGCCTAATGGCATTCTGATAGGATACACACTTAAGTACCAAACGG TGAATGGGTCACAAGTGGGCCGCATGGTGATAGAGAGCTTCCTTCCCAACGTGACGTCATACAAGCTCCGCCTGCCAGACCGAGCCCTGCGCTACAAGTTCTACCTGGCTGCCCGGACACAAGTGGGCGCTGGGGAAGTCTTAGCTGTGGAGTCTCCACACTTCACCAATGAGG AAGACTTTTTCAGCTCAG TCACACCTACAGACGACTCCTCGTCCACAACTGTCCCTCCtccgccacctcctcctcccaccACAGCTTCCACAGCCATTAGTACTTCAACTACTACTCCCCCTACCCCCGCTACCATGATTACCACAACTACTCCTACCGCGACTACGAGTACCACGACTGCCGCGCCTACTGCAGCCACTCCTGTGGTGGTTACCAGCACCAAGAGGGCAGATAAGAATGTGTTGG GCATTGCTCCTGGGAGGGTGATCTGGAACCTGACGGTGGAGCCTAACAGTAACTACGCTAACGTCAGCTGGAACCACAACTTCCCGGGCGGCAGCAGCGAGTTCCAGCTAGAGTTCACACTGGACA GCAACGGAAGTATGTCAAGCGTACCTGTGAAACAGCCGCCCATTAAGCTGGCCGGGTTGATCGAAGGGGCCAAGTACCGTCTGAGGGTGTACTCCAGTGAATACCACAGCATCTCCAGCAAAGTGGTCACCTTTGAGACCAGCACAG CCTACATTAAAGACCATGTGGACATAGCTACCCAGGGCTGGTTCATTGGGCTGATGTGTGCCATCGCTctcatcatcctcatcctcctcatcgTCTGCTTCATCAAGAGGAGTCGTGGAGGCAAATACCCAG TACGTGATAAAAAAGATCTTCCTCTGGAGGGAGTGGATCAGAAAGGAGAGGATGGATCATTTGACTACCA
- the nfasca gene encoding neurofascin homolog (chicken) a isoform X3, whose amino-acid sequence MMARGGPCALSVMSFVLMLWQEASSIEVPLDPKIQQDLKQPPTIVKQSLKDYIVDPRDNIIIECEAKGNPVPMFSWRRNGKFFNVGKDPRVTMRKRSGTLEISFRSGGRPEDYEGEYQCFASNDFGTALTNKILLRVSKSPLWPKEVLEPVVVTEGSPLVLSCNPPPGLPPPLTFWMNSNMMSIAQDRRVSMGLNGDLYFSNVLAKDSQTDYSCNARFLFTHTIQQKNPYTLKVQTKEPYNDTSSVNSTDLYSGRKVTETPPAFLSPTGTDSSMMVLRGEKLQLECIASGVPTPSIKWFKKGGDLNQKVKLENYNKTLQIDSVSEEDAGEYMCMANNQIGSIRHSIYVQVKAAPYWLDKPSNLVLAPNENGRLVCRTNGNPKPDIQWLVNGEPIGSDSSLPNPSREVVGDTIIFRSVQTGSSAVYQCNASNQHGYLLANAFVSILDMAPRMLGPKNQLIKVIENNRTFLDCPFFGSPLPELRWFKNGQGSGLDGGHYRVYINGTLEIKRALAEDQGTYTCVASNILGKEENQVRLEVKEPTRIVRAPEHQSAIRGTMARFDCRVKSDASLPITVTWLKDDKPLSLGWRLKKDEDSLSIPSVNEGDEGVYTCTVKTEIDQDTASARLTVLEDASLFPSQSSALPTDRPDPPTDLELSDPAASSIRLTWIPGDDHNSPVTRFVVQFEEDHWERGKWQNLSSYPGDLNSVVLQLSPFINYQFRVLAVNSVGQSRPSRPSQRYQTSPAPPDTIPSDLKGWGTNKNNMEISWEPLLDTERNGPNLKYLVWWRRKDTGEDWSNVTTEKTKHIVQDTETYVPYEIKLQAKNDIGPGPESNIITGYSGEDKPTAPPTDLRVFKPESTKVSIHWTPVDPSTVQGEFKEYRVYYWREASMVKGLHVNKEKKTKGFYSTVAQPTGILTDLHPYSHYRMFMVVANTRYEGPPSNHVEFYTKEGVPDVPTSLKIVQRSTDYIRLEWEKPVEPNGILIGYTLKYQTVNGSQVGRMVIESFLPNVTSYKLRLPDRALRYKFYLAARTQVGAGEVLAVESPHFTNEEDFFSSVTPTDDSSSTTVPPPPPPPPTTASTAISTSTTTPPTPATMITTTTPTATTSTTTAAPTAATPVVVTSTKRADKNVLGIAPGRVIWNLTVEPNSNYANVSWNHNFPGGSSEFQLEFTLDSNGSMSSVPVKQPPIKLAGLIEGAKYRLRVYSSEYHSISSKVVTFETSTAYIKDHVDIATQGWFIGLMCAIALIILILLIVCFIKRSRGGKYPVRDKKDLPLEGVDQKGEDGSFDYQNENENENSSDEDNKPLQGSQNSLDGGVKESDDSLVDYGEGGDGQFNEDGSFIGQYTVKKDKDETEGNESSEATSPVNAIYSLA is encoded by the exons ATGATGGCGCGGGGCGGGCCTTGTGCCCTGTCTGTGATGTCATTTGTCCTAATGCTGTGGCAGGAAGCGTCTTCTATCGAGGTTCCTCTTGACC CAAAGATCCAGCAGGACc TGAAGCAGCCCCCCACTATCGTGAAACAGTCACTGAAGGACTACATTGTGGACCCGAGAGATAACATCATCATTGAGTGCGAGGCCAAGGGGAACCCCGTGCCAAT GTTCTCATGGCGACGGAACGGGAAGTTTTTCAACGTGGGAAAGGATCCACGAGTGACAATGCGGAAGCGATCGGGAACACTGGAGATTAGCTTCCGGAGTGGAGGGAGACCTGAGGACTATGAGGGAGAATACCAGTGTTTCGCCTCCAACGACTTCGGAACAGCGTTAACCAACAAGATCCTTCTACGAGTCTCCA AATCTCCTCTATGGCCTAAGGAGGTGTTGGAGCCTGTGGTGGTCACTGAGGGTTCTCCTCTGGTCTTGTCCTGTAATCCTCCTCCTGGACTACCTCCTCCTCTCACCTTCTGGATGAACAGCA acATGATGTCTATAGCCCAGGACCGGCGTGTGTCCATGGGTCTGAACGGGGACCTGTACTTCTCTAATGTCCTGGCTAAAGACTCCCAAACAGACTATAGCTGCAACGCACGCTTTCTCTTCACCCACACCATCCAGCAGAAGAACCCGTACACACTCAAAGTTCAGACCA aggAGCCATATAACGACACTTCCTCTGTCAACTCCACTGACCTGTACAGTG GTCGTAAGGTCACAGAGACCCCACCTGCCTTCCTGTCCCCTACGGGAACCGACAGCTCCATGATGGTGCTGAGAGGAGAGAAGTTGCAGCTGGAGTGCATCGCCTCTGGGGT TCCAACCCCCAGTATAAAGTGGTTTAAGAAGGGGGGAGACTTGAACCAGAAGGTCAAACTGGAGAATTACAATAAGACTCTGCAGATTGACAGTGTTTCAGAAGAGGACGCAGGCGAATACATGTGTATGGCCAACAACCAGATAGGAAGCATCCGACACTCCATCTACGTCCAGGTCAAAG CGGCTCCTTATTGGCTGGACAAGCCATCAAACCTGGTGCTAGCTCCCAATGAGAACGGTCGCCTGGTGTGTCGGACCAATGGAAATCCCAAACCTGACATTCAGTGGCTGGTCAACGGAGAACCCATTGGCAGTGACA GCTCCTTGCCCAACCCCAGCAGAGAAGTGGTCGGGGacaccatcatcttccgctcgGTTCAGACGGGCAGCAGTGCTGTGTACCAGTGCAATGCCTCAAATCAGCATGGTTACCTGCTGGCTAACGCCTTTGTCAGCATACTGG ACATGGCTCCCAGGATGTTGGGACCTAAGAACCAGCTGATAAAGGTGATTGAGAACAACAGGACCTTCCTGGACTGTCCCTTCTTTGGGTCCCCCCTGCCAGAGCTGCGCTG gtTTAAGAATGGCCAGGGAAGTGGTCTGGATGGTGGTCACTACAGGGTGTACATTAATGGGACCCTGGAGATCAAGCGGGCCCTGGCTGAGGACCAGGGCACATACACCTGTGTGGCCAGCAACATCCTGGGCAAGGAGGAGAACCAGGTCCGTCTGGAGGTCAAAG AACCGACCCGTATCGTCAGGGCTCCAGAGCATCAGTCAGCAATCAGAGGTACCATGGCTCGTTTTGACTGCCGGGTCAAATCAGACGCCTCCCTACCAATCACTGTTACCTGGCTGAAAGATGACAAGCCTCTCTCTCTCGGATGGag GTTAAAGAAGGATGAGgattctctctctatccccaGTGTTAACGAGGGGGATGAGGGGGTGTACACCTGCACTGTTAAAACTGAAATCGACCAAGACACGGCCTCAGCCCGCCTTACTGTgctag AGGACGCCTCCCTGTTTCCCTCACAGTCTAGTGCCTTGCCTACAG ACCGTCCCGACCCCCCCACAGACCTGGAGTTGTCTGACCCTGCAGCAAGCAGCATACGACTCACCTGGATACCTGGAGATGACCACAACAGTCCTGTTACac GGTTTGTGGTTCAGTTTGAGGAAGATCATTGGGAGCGCGGCAAATGGCAGAACCTGTCTAGTTACCCCGGAGACCTAAACTCTGTAGTCCTGCAACTCTCTCCCTTCATAAACTACCAGTTCAGAGTCCTGGCTGTGAACTCTGTGGGCCAGAGCCGACCAAGCCGACCATCACAACGATACCAAACCAGTCCGGCCC CTCCGGACACTATCCCTAGTGACCTGAAAGGCTGGGGCACCAACAAGAATAACATGGAAATCAGCTGGGAG CCCTTGTTGGACACAGAGCGAAATGGCCCGAACCTGAAATACTTAGTGTGGTGGAGGCGGAAGGATACGGGAGAAGACTGGAGTAATGTGACCACGGAGAAAACCAAGCACATTGTCCAAGACACTGAGACCTACGTTCCATATGAAATCAAACTTCAGGCCAAGAATGACATTGGACCAGGCCCCGAGTCTAACATCATCACAGGATACTCAGGAGAGGACA AGCCTACCGCCCCTCCCACTGACCTGCGGGTTTTCAAGCCTGAAAGCACCAAGGTCAGCATCCACTGGACCCCAGTAGACCCCAGCACTGTGCAGGGAGAGTTCAAGGAATACAGG GTGTATTACTGGCGTGAGGCCAGCATGGTGAAAGGCCTGCATGTCAATAAGGAGAAGAAGACTAAAGGCTTCTACAGCACCGTTGCCCAGCCGACAGGCatactgactgaccttcatccTTACAGCCACTACCGCATGTTCATGGTGGTCGCCAACACTCGCTATGAGGGCCCGCCTAGCAACCATGTGGAGTTTTACACCAAGGAAGGAG TGCCGGATGTTCCTACGTCCTTGAAGATTGTCCAGAGGAGTACAGACTATATCCGCCTGGAGTGGGAAAAACCTGTGGAGCCTAATGGCATTCTGATAGGATACACACTTAAGTACCAAACGG TGAATGGGTCACAAGTGGGCCGCATGGTGATAGAGAGCTTCCTTCCCAACGTGACGTCATACAAGCTCCGCCTGCCAGACCGAGCCCTGCGCTACAAGTTCTACCTGGCTGCCCGGACACAAGTGGGCGCTGGGGAAGTCTTAGCTGTGGAGTCTCCACACTTCACCAATGAGG AAGACTTTTTCAGCTCAG TCACACCTACAGACGACTCCTCGTCCACAACTGTCCCTCCtccgccacctcctcctcccaccACAGCTTCCACAGCCATTAGTACTTCAACTACTACTCCCCCTACCCCCGCTACCATGATTACCACAACTACTCCTACCGCGACTACGAGTACCACGACTGCCGCGCCTACTGCAGCCACTCCTGTGGTGGTTACCAGCACCAAGAGGGCAGATAAGAATGTGTTGG GCATTGCTCCTGGGAGGGTGATCTGGAACCTGACGGTGGAGCCTAACAGTAACTACGCTAACGTCAGCTGGAACCACAACTTCCCGGGCGGCAGCAGCGAGTTCCAGCTAGAGTTCACACTGGACA GCAACGGAAGTATGTCAAGCGTACCTGTGAAACAGCCGCCCATTAAGCTGGCCGGGTTGATCGAAGGGGCCAAGTACCGTCTGAGGGTGTACTCCAGTGAATACCACAGCATCTCCAGCAAAGTGGTCACCTTTGAGACCAGCACAG CCTACATTAAAGACCATGTGGACATAGCTACCCAGGGCTGGTTCATTGGGCTGATGTGTGCCATCGCTctcatcatcctcatcctcctcatcgTCTGCTTCATCAAGAGGAGTCGTGGAGGCAAATACCCAG TACGTGATAAAAAAGATCTTCCTCTGGAGGGAGTGGATCAGAAAGGAGAGGATGGATCATTTGACTACCA